Proteins co-encoded in one Podospora pseudoanserina strain CBS 124.78 chromosome 7 map unlocalized CBS124.78p_7, whole genome shotgun sequence genomic window:
- the RPS12 gene encoding 40S ribosomal protein S12 (EggNog:ENOG503P1R7; BUSCO:EOG09265CN0; COG:J) — MSDVEETQQVADVEVEVSAEASKGQMSVLDALKGVLKLSLMHDGLARGLREASKALDRRQAHMCVLNESCEEEAYKKLVIALCSEHKIPLIKVPDGKQLGEWAGLCVLDREGNARKVVNCSCVVVKDWGEESQERSILLDYFQSEA, encoded by the exons ATG TCGGACGTAGAAGAGACTCAGCAGGTTGCCgacgtcgaggtcgaggtttCGGCCGAGGCCAGCAAGGGCCAGATGTCTGTCCTTGACGCTCTCAAGGGTGTTCTCAAGCTCTCCCTCATGCACGACGGTCTCGCCCGCGGTCTCCGTGAGGCTTCCAAGGCCCTCGACCGCCGCCAGGCCCACATGTGCGTCCTCAACGAGTCctgcgaggaggaggcctACAAGAAGCTCGTCATTGCCCTCTGCTCCGAGCACAAGATCCCTCTGATCAAGGTTCCCGATGGAAAGCAATTGGGCGAGTGGGCTGGTCTCT GCGTCCTCGACCGTGAGGGTAACGCCCGCAAGGTTGTCAACTGCTCTTGCGTCGTCGTCAAGGACTGGGGTGAGGAGTCGCAGGAGcgctccatcctcctcgactaCTTCCAGTCTGAGGCTTAA